One genomic window of Syngnathus acus chromosome 11, fSynAcu1.2, whole genome shotgun sequence includes the following:
- the LOC119130872 gene encoding germinal-center associated nuclear protein isoform X1 gives MNPSKPFGGGFQATSNANPSLFPSFGQQPSGSLPPNVGIFQSSAFGLPSASKVAGHTMFAQGPSFGQQPAQSASLSSQSPALSQRPVGASNAGFGGNAGPAFGAMSGSSQSSAFGQTPAFGQQSAFGQDPSFGQLSTGFGQKLPGFGQQPAVFGSTQNSSGSTAASLVPPQQISFAHSVFGQAPSTTAAGSVFGASPTQSRGFGSEFSFKPASEVLFKPIYSGSPEPTHPQTTPLSTLPFGSTTEKTSSSTAGSSSCSSSSTITGFSGATSGSLGFSFSQPAAAPSLPVQNNPLASVSNSGPSSALQFTFSQPAAAPSGSNTNAPISQPKTPSTFSFSTKPLQAQTAQLFGGNAIIQPSAFSDNQSKAEPSQMSQGGDANVFAQFRKGTKRKEEDAAATGAPQAIAEEAETTDTSSPRQPPKRPLMRTRPTAGLFSRALSGLRKAATTSVRQEGKEPLQQKAQLEESTSEHPQVLREHATASTSAVQTLSTELLEKAQQSDLQHPREVMAESKTPRRSGAPSESLDSLDSESGTSPADWTVIQCRNIPAALNKKNIIEKHFSQFGKVSKLQCRPSKGLAMVHFESHASAAKAKKNGKLLHQHEILLLWQRKKQSATRFFSPGDKSRRAMGKKAAEKGNDAANFKAFKRPVLSDTFTRSNSPLKRPATTLQLDSELPKENVTTTTQLSECLAPLVGVTAETTEDKYRLLEQRDKILRQGRPKSTDLDLSKVFVGTCPDMCPEKERYMRETRNQLSIYEVLPNTELVDHVAAIKEYSRSSADQEEPLPHELRPLPVLGMTMDYLVTQIMDQGHDSLRDWYDFVWNRTRAIRKDITQQRLCCPHTVSLIEKCTRFHLHCAHHLCEEPMSVFEVKINNENLTKCLQSLKEMYEDLKGRHVYCPREAEFRQYSVLLKLNDGDILREVQQFRDEVRNSPEVHFAVQAFAALNSNNFVRFFKLVKRASYLAGCLLHRYFNQVRAKGLKTLNAAHTVGPRSTAFPVDDIVRMLMFCSAKEATDFIQKYGLNVSEGVVDLNRVAYQEPEVLSQKKSQVIQAKKTTSTGEVVNGGPLPNPPQHKPVCTFDSYNKYRGEGPLTESAPNQLKAIAAKVEVKAPPSIQFQTQVSPDVPNVFGLRAEKTESSISFPNVALQAEAAQLLQPVAQPPAVKAPSPQPAFSDEDITAEVDCLIDEMVETSARAVAADGAAYAAAALVESSVQAESVLNEVLGEVLQELSSSQILLEQERVAEEQRRIEEARRRQELENLLSKFRLSLFAEITQEVLDETIKEIAAAVFRQAVDEKARCIAKCSQEVCTSFIEDTLKADIALLVEEMLTAELQRARKYIKRWRDVVAVRRQLKRQMRGFPAAPCFVDPRFKLKALAPSAPAQQSVEDLTRGIVNLGNAGRLSLSSTRALKMRYLAVHQMRVHYYYQQLLDELVWAPLDMPTLVMENVHNPPDRIFWKAVVLLPSEHESVASLADRILSDWLEMKLAGSQQASKMMEEQRDGTLQTLHLSNTIREKGHGTHEVHVSIKVSRGPLSEDGLSQMEECCELQGTGALIMLLPALTFSEDDRNEQDVPLLSALLQLKQLQQASSWHCPLPLVVLVPGPDRITCNTGKLEEELMLPMLVKDGLISEYMLSFIPESTNDMQGSKELSCALRWLVPRAPAPIPLCCRTLVQVVEANLSQEFSGRVSAHCQQRAAAGLPPQDPAPVIQLYNAVISHVAAAVSSEELSKISWPPGEFCNPDNGQFVPNLGWNSGSHLAWLRQAVLNLQLPQWRQQLSNSDTWSELCSSIYRYADQIQATHGSQPLIMSRLENLLERVRIKSQRRRTSASKQSFNFWDGTHDADPACSQIPWVDVLVICIDHKLKDWQLPEPVCEDAITEDGEILVYYLRESLKGFQPPEEWIDSVGMTHRESRRDDKGTSSATTCTTPNHLTVRHRLFPSVPEAPLDISHTPTAFEALTHKVFQTLEEEKTESRRSTQQLQRWLEGGDCVDDWATPLLIPSSILLSMPAFVKRDSSAKPLDALFTKEAQSLEPVPKDKWSQRSRLSLTERLRELEQQIEASQREESLCKLKLSAMMSIVED, from the exons ATGAATCCATCGAAGCCATTTGGAGGAGGTTTCCAAGCTACGAGCAACGCTAATCCTAGTTTGTTCCCGTCATTTGGACAGCAACCCTCCGGCAGCCTGCCTCCCAATGTGGGCATTTTCCAATCGTCAGCGTTTGGTCTGCCATCGGCCTCCAAAGTAGCCGGTCATACCATGTTTGCACAGGGTCCTTCGTTTGGACAGCAACCAGCGCAAAGCGCGTCGCTCTCCAGCCAGTCTCCAGCTTTAAGCCAACGTCCTGTGGGAGCAAGCAACGCTGGCTTCGGTGGCAATGCTGGGCCAGCATTTGGAGCTATGAGTGGATCAAGCCAGAGTTCCGCTTTTGGACAGACACCCGCATTTGGACAGCAGTCTGCATTTGGTCAGGACCCAAGTTTTGGACAGCTCTCTACAGGTTTTGGACAAAAGCTCCCAGGCTTTGGACAACAGCCTGCAGTATTTGGAAGCACCCAAAACAGCTCAGGATCTACTGCTGCTTCATTAGTGCCACCTCAGCAGATAAGTTTTGCACACTCTGTATTTGGACAAGCACCAAGTACCACTGCTGCCGGTAGTGTGTTTGGTGCTAGTCCGACCCAGAGCAGAGGATTTGGATCTGAATTCAGTTTCAAGCCAGCCAGTGAAGTTCTTTTCAAACCCATCTACAGTGGCAGTCCTGAACCCACTCACCCTCAAACCACGCCACTGTCCACCTTACCTTTTGGTAGCACCACAGAGAAGACAAGTTCCAGCACTGCTGGTAGtagcagctgcagcagcagcagcaccatcaCTGGCTTCTCTGGGGCAACATCGGGATCATTGGGCTTTAGTTTCTCTcagcctgctgctgctccatCCCTTCCGGTCCAAAACAACCCACTAGCAAGTGTCAGTAACAGCGGCCCTTCCAGTGCTCTGCAGTTCACCTTTTCCCAGCCTGCCGCCGCACCCTCCGGTTCCAACACGAACGCTCCAATCAGCCAGCCTAAAACCCCATCCACTTTTAGCTTTTCAACCAAACCCCTCCAAGCGCAGACGGCTCAACTCTTTGGTGGAAACGCTATCATTCAGCCCTCCGCTTTCAGCGACAATCAATCCAAAGCGGAGCCCAGTCAAATGAGCCAGGGTGGAGACGCAAATGTATTTGCGCAATTTAGAAAAGGCACGAAACGTAAAGAAGAAGACGCCGCCGCAACGGGTGCGCCGCAAGCTATTGCGGAGGAGGCCGAAACAACGGACACCTCTTCACCCAGGCAGCCCCCAAAAAGACCTCTCATGAGAACTCGGCCCACTGCGGGGCTCTTCAGCAGAGCGCTGAGCGGACTGCGAAAAGCTGCCACCACTTCAGTCCGACAAGAGGGAAAGGAACCTCTGCAGCAGAAAGCGCAGCTGGAGGAGTCGACGAGCGAGCATCCCCAAGTGCTGCGTGAACATGCCACTGCTAGCACGTCGGCCGTACAAACCCTGAGCACTGAGCTACTGGAAAAAGCCCAACAGTCAG ACTTACAACACCCCCGAGAAGTGATGGCCGAAAGCAAGACGCCAAGGAGAAGTGGCGCGCCGAGTGAGAGCTTGGACAGCTTGGACAGCGAGAGCGGGACGTCTCCCGCTGACTGGACTGTCATTCAGTGCAGGAACATCCCGGCGGCCCTCAACAAAAAGAACATCATTGAGAAGCATTTTTCTCAATTTGGCAAAGTTAGCAAGCTCCAATGCCGGCCTTCCAAGGGATTAGCCATGGTGCACTTTGAAAGCCAC GCATCTGCAGCCAAGGCAAAGAAGAACGGGAAGCTCCTGCATCAGCATGAAATCCTCCTTTTGTGGCAGCGAAAGAAGCAAAGTGCGACTCGATTCTTCA GTCCAGGGGATAAAAGCAGAAGAGccatggggaaaaaagcagCGGAGAAGGGCAACGACGCTGCTAATTTCAAGGCTTTCAAACGACCCGTACTTAGCGACACCTTTACCCGCAG TAACTCACCGTTGAAGAGGCCAGCAACAACTCTCCAGCTTGACTCGGAACTTCCGAAGGAGAACGTCACCACCACGACTCAGCTCTCGGAGTGCCTCGCGCCCCTCGTCGGCGTCACGGCAGAGACAACGGAGGACAAGTACCGGCTTCTAGAGCAGAGGGACAAGATCTTGCGACAAG GGCGGCCCAAAAGCACGGACCTGGACCTCTCCAAGGTCTTCGTAGGAACGTGTCCTGACATGTGTCCTGAGAAGGAGAGATACATGAGGGAAACAAGAAATCAGCTCAGCATATATGAAGTCCTCCCCAACACAGAGCTG GTGGACCACGTAGCAGCCATCAAAGAGTACAGTCGTTCATCCGCCGACCAGGAGGAGCCCCTTCCTCACGAGTTACGCCCCTTGCCAGTACTCGGCATGACCATGGACTATCTGGTCACTCAGATCATGGACCAAGGTCACGACAGCTTGCGGGATTGGTACGATTTTGTCTGGAACAGGACCCGGGCTATCCGCAAG GACATCACCCAGCAGCGTTTGTGCTGCCCGCACACAGTGTCACTGATCGAGAAGTGCACACGCTTCCACTTACATTGCGCCCACCATCTCTGCGAAGAGCCAATGTCCGTTTTTGAAGTCAAGATCAACAACGAGAACTTGACAAAGTGCTTGCAAAGCCTGAAAGAAATGTACGAGGACCTGAAGGGCCGTCACGTCTACTGCCCCCGCGAGGCTGAGTTCCGCCAGTACAGTGTCCTGTTGAAGCTCAACGACGGCGACATCCTGCG TGAGGTCCAACAGTTCCGTGACGAAGTGCGCAACTCCCCCGAAGTGCATTTTGCCGTGCAGGCTTTTGCCGCTCTCAACAGCAACAACTTTGTGCGCTTCTTCAAGCTGGTGAAAAGGGCATCGTACCTGGCCGGTTGCCTCCTCCACAGATATTTCAATCAG GTCCGAGCAAAAGGATTGAAGACCTTGAACGCTGCTCACACCGTGGGTCCGCGCTCAACTGCTTTTCCTGTGGACGACATCGTTCGGATGTTGATGTTCTGCAGTGCCAAAGAAGCAACTGACTTCATCCAGAAGTACGGCCTCAATGTCAGCGAGGG TGTGGTGGATCTGAATCGGGTAGCCTATCAGGAGCCGGAGGTGCTATCCCAGAAGAAGTCTCAGGTCATTCAGGCTAAGAAAACAACATCGACTGGGGAAGTGGTGAATGGAGGCCCCCTCCCCAATCCCCCTCAGCACAAACCTGTCTGCACCTTTGACTCTTACAACAAATACAGAGGAGAAGGCCCCTTGACTGAGTCTGCACCCAATCAATTGAAAG CTATTGCTGCCAAAGTAGAAGTGAAGGCCCCGCCCAGCATCCAATTCCAGACCCAAGTTTCACCTGATGTCCCCAATGTTTTTGGGCTGAGAGCAGAGAAGACCGAGTCCAGCATTTCTTTCCCAAACGTGGCCCTCCAAGCTGAAGCAGCGCAGCTCCTCCAGCCTGTAGCGCAGCCTCCCGCTGTCAAAGCACCGTCACCTCAACCAGCGTTCAGCGATGAG GACATTACGGCCGAAGTGGACTGTTTGATTGACGAAATGGTTGAGACATCGGCAAGAGCGGTAGCTGCTGACGGTGCCGCTTATGCCGCAGCAGCACTTGT TGAGAGCAGCGTGCAGGCAGAGTCCGTACTGAATGAAGTTTTAGGTGAAGTGCTACAAGAATTGTCTTCTAGCCAGATCCTTCTGGAACAAGAGCGTGTCGCTGAAGAGCAACGCAGGATTGAGGAAGCAAG GCGGAGACAGGAGCTCGAGAACCTTTTGTCCAAGTTCAGGCTCTCTTTGTTCGCAGAGATCACGCAGGAAGTATTAGATGAGACTATCAAGGAGATTGCCGCCGCGGTCTTCCG GCAAGCGGTGGATGAGAAAGCACGCTGTATCGCTAAATGTTCTCAAGAAGTCTGCACTAGTTTCATTGAGGACACTTTGAAAGCAGACATTGCTCTGCTAGTCGAAGAAATGCTCACGGCTGAGCTGCAGCGCGCTCGCAAGTACATCAAAAG GTGGCGTGATGTGGTAGCGGTGCGCCGGCAGCTGAAGAGACAGATGAGAGGTTTCCCGGCAGCTCCTTGCTTCGTGGACCCTCGCTTCAAATTGAAGGCGCTGGCTCCGAGCGCTCCGGCGCAGCAGTCTGTTGAGGATCTGACTCGTGGAATAGTAAACCTGGGAAATGCAGGAAGGTTATCTCTATCCAGCACCAG GGCATTGAAAATGAGATATTTGGCTGTACACCAAATGAGAGTCCACTACTACTATCAGCAGCTTCTTGA CGAGTTAGTGTGGGCACCACTCGACATGCCCACACtggtgatggaaaatgtccaCAACCCACCTGATAGAATCTTCTGGAAAGCTGTTGTCTTACTGCCCAGTGAGCACGAGAGTGTCGCCAGCCTGGCAGACAG GATTCTGTCTGATTGGCTCGAAATGAAGCTTGCTGGCAGCCAGCAAGCTTCAAAGATGATGGAGGAACAGCGGGATGGAACTCTGCAGACCCTCCACCTGTCCAACACAATCAGGGAGAAGGGACATGGTACCCATGAAGTCCATGTCAGCATCAAG GTGTCCAGAGGTCCGTTGTCTGAAGACGGTTTATCTCAAATGGAGGAGTGCTGCGAGCTGCAAGGGACAGGAGCACTGATCATGTTGCTCCCGGCGCTGACCTTCTCGGAGGACGATCGTAACGAGCAGGACGTACCTCTGCTCTCGGCCTTGCTTCAGCTCAAACAGTTGCAGCAAGCCAGCAGCTGGCACTGCCCGCTGCCTCTTGTCGTTCTGGTGCCGGGCCCTGATCGCATCACCTGCAACACTGGCAAACTTGAAGAAG AACTGATGCTGCCTATGCTAGTAAAGGATGGCCTCATATCAGAATATATGTTGTCGTTCATCCCAGAAAGCACAAATGATATGCAAGGATCCAAAGAG CTCAGCTGCGCTCTGCGTTGGCTTGTGCCCCGTGCACCTGCACCTATCCCACTTTGCTGCCGCACCCTGGTGCAAGTCGTGGAGGCCAACTTGAGTCAGGAGTTCAGCGGTCGGGTTTCTGCTCACTGCCAGCAACGTGCCGCTGCCGGCCTCCCGCCGCAGGATCCCGCTCCCGTCATCCAGCTATACAACGCCGTCATAAGCCACGTTGCCGCCGCGGTGTCGTCGGAGGAGCTCTCCAAGATCTCGTGGCCGCCGGGAGAGTTCTGTAACCCTGATAACGGCCAGTTTGTTCCAAATCTGGGCTGGAACTCTGGCTCACACCTGGCCTGGTTGCGTCAAGCCGTCCTCAACTTGCAGCTCCCGCAATGGAGGCAACAACTTTCAAACTCAG ACACTTGGTCCGAGCTGTGCTCCTCCATCTATCGCTACGCTGATCAGATCCAAGCGACGCATGGCAGTCAGCCCCTCATCATGTCACGTCTGGAAAATCTCCTGGAGCGGGTCAGAATCAAAAGCCAGCGCAGGAGAACCTCTGCTTCTAAGCAGAGCTTCAACTTTTGGGATGGGACACACGACGCAGATCCAGCCTGTAGTCAGATCCCTTGGGTTGACGTGCTGGTCATCTGCATTGACCACAAACTGAAAGACTGGCAGCTTCCTGAACCTGTCTGTGAAG ACGCTATCACAGAAGATGGGGAAATCCTGGTTTACTATCTGAGGGAGTCATTAAAGGGCTTCCAGCCACCCGAGGAATGGATCGACTCGGTCGGAATGACGCACAGGGAAAGCCGGCGAGATGACAAAGG GACAAGTTCAGCTACCACCTGTACTACACCCAACCACCTGACAGTTAGGCATCGATTGTTCCCGAGCGTGCCGGAAGCCCCTCTGGACATCTCGCACACCCCCACAGCATTCGAGGCGCTTACCCACAAGGTGTTCCAGACGTTGGAGGAAGAGAAGACTGAAAGCAGAAG GAGCACGCAACAGCTCCAGCGTTGGCTAGAGGGTGGTGACTGTGTGGACGACTGGGCCACGCCACTCCTCATTCCATCTTCCATCCTGCTCTCCATGCCTGCTTTTGTAAAGCGCGACTCCTCGGCCAAGCCTTTAGATGCTCTTTTCACCAAG GAAGCACAGAGTCTCGAGCCAGTGCCGAAAGACAAGTGGTCCCAGAGGAGTCGTTTGTCGCTGACTGAGCGACTGAGAGAGCTTGAGCAGCAGATTGAAGCAAGCCAAAGGGAAGAATCGCTCTGCAAACTGAAACTGAGTGCAATGATGAGCATCGTTGAAGACTGA